From Caretta caretta isolate rCarCar2 chromosome 3, rCarCar1.hap1, whole genome shotgun sequence, a single genomic window includes:
- the YIPF4 gene encoding protein YIPF4 isoform X4 translates to MRPATGTSPSSPRPRRKEVLLHTMHNQPVELVAGRCCESQKYTGFRKELDLSGSIASPDVKLNLGGGGEGGGEFIKESTATTFLRQRGYGWLLEVEDDDPEDNKPLLEELDIDLKDIYYKIRCVLMPMPSLGFNRQVVRDNPDFWGPLAVVLFFSMVSLYGQFKVVSWIITIWIFGSLTIFLLARVLGGEVAYGQVLGVIGYSLLPLIVIAPILLVAGSFEVVSTLIKLFGVFWAAYSAASLLVGEEFKTKKPLLIYPIFLLYIYFLSLYTGV, encoded by the exons gaagtactacttcacacaatgcacaatcaacctgtggaacttgttgctgggagatgttgtgaaagccaaaagtatactgggttcagaaaagaattag ATCTTAGTGGCTCTATAGCATCTCCAGATGTTAAGCTAAatcttggaggaggaggagaaggaggaggagagttcATCAAAGAATCTACTGCAACAACATTCTTGAGACAGAGAGGATATGGCTGGCTTCTGGAAGTAGAAGATGATGACCCAGAAGATAACAAGCCACTCCT GGAGGAACTGGACATTGATCTGAAGGATATTTACTACAAAATTCGATGTGTGTTGATGCCTATGCCATCTCTTGGGTTTAATAGACAGGTAGTGAGAGACAACCCTGATTTTTGGGGCCCTCTGGCAGTTGTCCTCTTCTTCTCAATGGTTTCATTATATGGACAGTTCAAG gTGGTTTCTTGGATTATAACTATATGGATATTTGGATCCTTGACAATTTTTTTATTGGCCAGAGTTCTTGGAGGAGAA GTTGCATATGGGCAAGTTCTTGGTGTGATAGGATATTCTCTACTTCCACTCATTGTAATAGCACCTATCCTCTTGGTGGCTGGATCATTTGAAGTTGTATCTACACTAATAAAA ctgTTTGGAGTCTTTTGGGCTGCATACAGTGCTGCTTCATTACTAGTTGGAGAAGAATTTAAGACTAAGAAGCCCCTTCTGATTTATCCAATCTTTTTATTATACATCTACTTCTTGTCCTTATACACCGGGGTGTGA